The Pseudomonas fulva 12-X sequence AGGGTTAGCCGCATGGCCCTCGAACACGATGTGTGCGCAGACGAACTCCGCGCCCTGCGCCTGATCGGTCACGAAACGGTGCGCAAGGGGCCGCGGATAGAACAACAAGGTCGGCCCGGCGAGCCGATGTGCACGCGTGCTGCCATGCCACACCTCAGCCTCGCCATCACGCAACAGATGCAGCTGGCCATACGGCAGGCTGCCGTCCAGAGTATTGATGCCACACAGCGGGCCGGCCTGGAACGTGCGGGCACTGACCGAGAAATGGCCCAGCAAGCCCTCGAGGCGATCAACCATAAAAATACGATCCGTTAAGAATGATGAACGATTAGTGATATTTCGTATCATCAGGCCCTAGATACTGTCCCTCGTCAACACAGCGAACCATCCATCTCGAACGATAGAGGAACAGGTCATGAACAAATCCATTCGTAATACCCTGGCAGCCTTCGCCACTGCGGCCTTGCCGGTCATCTCCATGGCGGCCGACTCCCTGGCCGAGATCCCGCACACCGCCAGCACCGTCACCACCCAGGACGGCGTCGAGCTGTACTACAAGGACTGGGGCCCGAAAAATGGCAAGGTCGTGATGTTCAGCCACGGCTGGCCGCTGAACTCGGACAGCTGGGAATCGCAAATGGAGTTTCTCGCCGAGAAAGGCTACCGCGTGATCGCCCACGACCGACGCGGCCATGGCCGCTCCAGCCAGCCCTGGGACGGCAACGACATGGACCACTACGCCGACGACCTGGCCGCCGTGATTGCCGCGCTGCACGTCAAGGACGTGACCCTGGTGGGCTTTTCCACCGGTGGCGGCGAAGTGGCCCGCTACATCGGCCGGCATGGCACCGGGCTGGTGAAAAAGGCTGCGCTGATCAGCGCCGTACCGCCGATCATGCTCAAGTCCGACAGCAACCCGAACGGCCTGCCGCTCTCGGTATTCGACGGCCTGCGCAAGGCCTCCAGGGAAGACCGCTCGCAACTGTACCTGGATATCGCCTCCGGCCCGTTCTTTGGCTACAACCGCCCCGGTGCCAAACCGTCACAGGGTCGCATCCAGTCCTTCTGGAGGCAGGGCATGACTGCCGGCGCGAAAAACACCTATGACTCCATCGCCGCCTTCTCCGCCACCGACTTCCGCCAGGATCTGGCCAAATTCGACATACCGACCCTGGTGATCCACGGTGACGACGACCAGATCGTCCCCATCGAAACCTCGGGCAAAGCCTCGGCAGCCCTGATCAAAGGTGCCAAGTTGATCGTTTACAAAGGTGCCCCCCACGGGCTGGCGGATACCAACAAGGACCAGTTGAACCAGGACCTGCTGAACTTCCTGCGCGATAACTAAAACGTCCAGGATCAAGCAATCCGGTACACGAGTACCGGCTTGCTTTTGCCTGTTTAAAACTGAGCGGACGTCGCCGGGTAATGCCATGCCGGTAGCGGAGCGCGCAAAGGACAAGGTGCCAGCGTCAGGTAATTATCAAATCCTGGCCACACCGCCACCGTACCCACACGTTAGCGAGGTTTCAGAGGCAAGCAGTCGAATGACGAGACAGATTGGCCAGCGCCGACCAGATATTCATTTGCCCTGGGAGAGTCACCGAACTAACCCTGATGCGCAAAAGACCACTGAACCCGATTACGCCCCGCCGCTTTCCCCTGATACAGCGCCGCATCGGCCTGCTGAAGAAACTCATCGAACATCTGCACGCCGTTAAATGGGCCTGAACCACCAAGGGTCGCGGTGCAACAAATTGTCTGAGCTCGACGGGCATCCGGCACTTCAAGGTTTTCGATCGCCGCGCGCATGCGCTCTGCCAAGTGCAGCACGCCGACGCTGTCGGAGCCGAGGGCGACTACTAGAAACTCTTCGCCACCGAGCCGGCAGATCAGGTCTCCCTGGCGAGAGCTGGTTTTAAGGGCGTCAGCAACGTGGCAGAGCACGAGGTCGCCGACTTTGTGACCGTGAGTGTCGTTGATGCGTTTGAAGTGGTCGATGTCCACGATCAACACATAGGCCGGCGCGGCGGTGCGGGAGCTGAAATGTACCTCCAGCGCATCGATCAACCCGCGCCGATTCAGCAGTTGGGTAAGCGGATCATGAGCCGCCAGGCTGCGCAGTTCATCGGTCAGACGGCGCAGCACCAGCCACACTGCACACGGCGGCAGCACGGTCGCCAGAAACGACATATAGAGATAGAAAATCCTCTGGAAACCGCTGCTCATGTCCAGCGCCGCCATGCCGCCGCTGACGATCATCACGAATTTGGCGGCGTTCAACGCACAGATGCCGCTGATCAATACGGCGAACACGAGCATCTCGACCCGTAGATCCTTGGCGAAGGTTTGGCTGCCTACCAGCAACGCGATGATCATGCCCAGAAACAGCAGTACGCAGGCGCCTGCCAGCAACGCATGGCGCGCTTCGTCGCCGAGTAGCGCTTGCACCAGCAGTTGCAGGGCAGCGTATATCGCCGCCAATGCAAGTAACGGGCGCACGATGGGTGTGGGTCGGCCAAAAAAGCGCAGCGCGCCCAGCAGGTAGGTAACCGGAGCGCTGAGCGTCAGGATGTGATTGACGACACTCATCAATCCAAAGTCCGGCGGGCCGTCGACCAGTTGCATGATGTAGGCAAGGCCCAGCAGCAGATTGCCGAGCGCGAACACGTCCATGCCTATTTTCTTGTCGGCGAGCCGGGTGCTGATCAGCAGGAACATCACGCTGAAACACAGCAGATACACGCAGAGCATGCCGAGGATGACGGTGGTAATCATGGATTTCGCGCAGATAAAGGGTGCAATTGGGGCCGAATATGGCGGGCAGCACAGCGCGATCCCTGAAGCCCCCGGCGCTAGCAGCCTGGCTAGTATAGCCATTTGATATTGCAGGTCGTAGTCAGGAGCTGGGGGCAAATGCAGTCGCTAGGGCAACGCACGCGAGAAAGTCGATCCGATGGGGAGCTTAAAACGGGATAATGGGTCAATCCATTACCCCCGCAGCGCGCCAGCAAGTGGCGGCGACAAGACAAAATAGCCAGACGAAGAGGATCTATGGGCCAGCGCCAATCCCAAGTATTTAAGCAAGATCTGAAAGCCATCGCCGAAGACCTACGATGGGTATCCGTCGACCTGCTCAAGGTGGCGGAGAAGCTGCGCGGTACCGAAAACGAGGCCGATGCCTGGGCCATTCTGCGTATGGTCGGCGTGCTGACCAACGATGAGGACCGCCTCAACAAATACGCCAGCGAGATCAAAGCCGGGCGGATCGTACGCTCAAAAGCCTGAGCAGTTTCACGCCCTGCAACGAGCCAAATAAAAACGGCCCAGCCCGAACAGGCTGAGCCGCTTGCGTAAACGTCGCTACCTGTCAGTCCAGCGCGCCGTTGAGCACTTCGTAGATGATGCCGGTGGCCACCGCGACCAGAATCAGGTCGACGCCTGCCTGCATCCACTCATAACCGTCATAGCGAGGCAGTTGCCCAAGCAGCCGGCCGTCGAGCTTCTTGGCGATACCAGGCGGAAGCGGCTTGCCGCGCGCCAGGTTCTTTTGAATGCCCGGTGGCAGTGAGGGGCCTGGCGACCAATAGGATCGATTGCCCTGCACGATACTGAGGATGCCGCCGCGATCGATCGAAGGGCCGCCATACCGGGCATCCTTCGGCCCACCACCCTGATTACCCTGCCCCTGGGAATGCTGGCCTTTGCCATTACCCTGCCCGTGCCCCTTGCCGTTGCCCGGATCGGCTGAGGCAAGGCATGGCGCCAAGGCCATGGCAATCGAAATCACTGCACTGGTGAGCAGACGTGAACTGGCCATCTCGATGTTCCTTTCACTAGCGGGAAATCCCAGCACTGTAGACGCCTGGCGCGCCATAAGTTCCGGAGCACTACGCCTATTCGAACCAGCGTTCCTATACCTGAAAGGACACCGGAAGCATCAGATAGCCTGGGAGGTATTGAGCTGGTTCAAGGTCAGCAGTGACCTGGCCGACTCGCTACTGATCACCGGCGTGTCGTCCGGGCTTTCCTCGCGTTGCAGCTGCAGAAAGGCGCGAAATTGCTCG is a genomic window containing:
- a CDS encoding alpha/beta fold hydrolase, producing the protein MAADSLAEIPHTASTVTTQDGVELYYKDWGPKNGKVVMFSHGWPLNSDSWESQMEFLAEKGYRVIAHDRRGHGRSSQPWDGNDMDHYADDLAAVIAALHVKDVTLVGFSTGGGEVARYIGRHGTGLVKKAALISAVPPIMLKSDSNPNGLPLSVFDGLRKASREDRSQLYLDIASGPFFGYNRPGAKPSQGRIQSFWRQGMTAGAKNTYDSIAAFSATDFRQDLAKFDIPTLVIHGDDDQIVPIETSGKASAALIKGAKLIVYKGAPHGLADTNKDQLNQDLLNFLRDN
- a CDS encoding GGDEF domain-containing protein; translated protein: MITTVILGMLCVYLLCFSVMFLLISTRLADKKIGMDVFALGNLLLGLAYIMQLVDGPPDFGLMSVVNHILTLSAPVTYLLGALRFFGRPTPIVRPLLALAAIYAALQLLVQALLGDEARHALLAGACVLLFLGMIIALLVGSQTFAKDLRVEMLVFAVLISGICALNAAKFVMIVSGGMAALDMSSGFQRIFYLYMSFLATVLPPCAVWLVLRRLTDELRSLAAHDPLTQLLNRRGLIDALEVHFSSRTAAPAYVLIVDIDHFKRINDTHGHKVGDLVLCHVADALKTSSRQGDLICRLGGEEFLVVALGSDSVGVLHLAERMRAAIENLEVPDARRAQTICCTATLGGSGPFNGVQMFDEFLQQADAALYQGKAAGRNRVQWSFAHQG
- a CDS encoding anti-virulence regulator CigR family protein, producing the protein MASSRLLTSAVISIAMALAPCLASADPGNGKGHGQGNGKGQHSQGQGNQGGGPKDARYGGPSIDRGGILSIVQGNRSYWSPGPSLPPGIQKNLARGKPLPPGIAKKLDGRLLGQLPRYDGYEWMQAGVDLILVAVATGIIYEVLNGALD